In Qipengyuania psychrotolerans, one DNA window encodes the following:
- a CDS encoding class I adenylate-forming enzyme family protein: protein MPTELDKDIQRFTAAVTAPGQMFELKQVERRGVQMPAFVNAPPSLAHYFAHFCNEKKDELFLVDGDLRLTFGEVYAAATHVAHGLATKHGVKKGDRVGIAARNSANWMIAYMGTLMAGGCATLLNGWWTGEEMAYGIGLCDCSLVLADAQRAARFEGADISAKVVVFDHGVPAEGLAPIWEAGDTAMKMLGEIGPDDLATILYTSGSTGNPKGAYSDHLGVVSGVMNYVAQTAMILQILTERGEAPTVQPSALVAVPLFHVTGEIPLFLQSFALGRKLVLMPKWDAREALRLLDEEKVTYFVGVPLMSYEMATHPDREQFDLSSCKSFAAGGSARPPEHVKKIKDAFPEGFPLLGYGLTETNAVGCGNLNENYMEKPGSTGMPSKPLVDLAILDDDGNKLAQGEVGEVCIRTVCNFLGYWKNEEATAAAYTDDAYFRTGDLGYLDPDDYLFIVDRKKDIIIRGGENISCIEVEEAIYAHDAVAECSVFSVPDERFGEVPAAVYLTHPGMDLSPEDLNAFLAEHIAKFKIPHHFFRADDHLPRLGTQKVDKRTVKATYAKDLV, encoded by the coding sequence ATGCCGACCGAACTCGACAAGGATATCCAACGATTTACCGCCGCCGTGACCGCCCCGGGTCAAATGTTCGAACTCAAACAGGTCGAACGGCGCGGTGTCCAGATGCCGGCTTTCGTTAACGCGCCGCCCAGCCTGGCCCATTATTTCGCTCACTTCTGCAACGAGAAGAAAGACGAGCTTTTCCTTGTCGATGGTGACCTGCGACTGACCTTTGGCGAAGTGTACGCCGCTGCGACACACGTTGCGCATGGCCTCGCGACCAAGCATGGGGTCAAGAAGGGCGACCGGGTCGGGATTGCAGCGCGCAACTCCGCGAACTGGATGATCGCCTATATGGGCACACTTATGGCAGGCGGCTGCGCCACCCTGCTCAACGGCTGGTGGACCGGCGAGGAAATGGCTTACGGTATCGGCCTGTGCGATTGCTCCCTGGTCCTTGCCGACGCCCAGCGCGCCGCGCGCTTCGAAGGCGCTGACATTTCGGCCAAGGTGGTCGTGTTCGATCACGGCGTTCCCGCTGAAGGTCTCGCCCCGATTTGGGAAGCGGGCGACACGGCGATGAAGATGCTGGGCGAAATTGGCCCGGACGACCTTGCGACCATCCTGTACACTTCAGGATCGACCGGAAATCCCAAGGGTGCTTATTCGGACCATCTTGGCGTTGTTTCCGGGGTCATGAACTACGTCGCGCAAACGGCGATGATCCTGCAAATCCTGACCGAACGCGGCGAAGCGCCCACCGTCCAGCCAAGCGCGCTGGTCGCCGTGCCGCTGTTTCATGTGACCGGCGAAATCCCGCTCTTCCTGCAGAGCTTCGCGCTCGGCCGCAAGTTGGTGCTGATGCCCAAATGGGATGCGCGCGAGGCGCTGCGCCTGCTCGACGAAGAGAAGGTTACCTATTTCGTCGGCGTCCCGTTGATGAGCTACGAAATGGCCACTCACCCGGACCGCGAGCAGTTCGACCTGTCGAGCTGCAAGAGCTTCGCCGCCGGCGGCTCTGCCCGCCCGCCCGAACACGTGAAGAAGATCAAGGACGCGTTCCCGGAAGGCTTCCCGCTGCTCGGCTATGGCCTCACCGAAACCAACGCGGTCGGCTGCGGCAACCTCAACGAAAATTACATGGAAAAACCGGGGTCGACCGGGATGCCATCGAAGCCGCTGGTGGATCTGGCCATCCTCGATGATGACGGAAACAAGCTGGCGCAGGGCGAAGTCGGAGAGGTCTGCATCCGGACGGTCTGCAATTTCCTCGGCTATTGGAAGAACGAGGAGGCAACTGCTGCGGCCTATACCGACGACGCCTATTTCCGCACCGGCGATTTGGGTTACCTCGATCCGGACGACTATCTTTTCATCGTCGACCGCAAGAAGGATATCATCATCCGCGGGGGCGAGAATATCTCCTGCATCGAAGTGGAAGAGGCGATCTACGCGCATGATGCGGTTGCCGAATGCAGTGTCTTCAGCGTGCCGGACGAACGTTTCGGGGAAGTCCCCGCTGCGGTCTATCTGACACATCCCGGCATGGATCTCAGCCCCGAAGACCTGAACGCGTTTCTTGCCGAGCACATCGCCAAGTTCAAGATACCGCATCACTTCTTCCGTGCAGATGACCACCTGCCGCGCCTCGGCACACAGAAAGTCGACAAGCGCACCGTCAAGGCAACCTACGCCAAGGACCTCGTCTAG
- a CDS encoding [protein-PII] uridylyltransferase: protein MSEPTISDQRAIIDRRALATKVEALASEQGAKARPEVVAALKEALETGRAEMERRLEAKPSAGHAIAGGYSFLVDQLVRVIHEYVTSYVYPAANRSSGERLAVMAVGGYGRSEMAPQSDVDIAFLVGERRNAWCEQVVEAMLYLLWDLGLKVGHSTRTLDEAIRLAKDDLTIRTSLLEGRYVWGDRELYEEGERRFTLEVVKGNERAFLSQKLEERNARHKKMGDSRYVVEPNIKDGKGGLRDLQTLYWIGKFIHRVRSASELVDAGLMTANEYRTFRRAERFLLAVRCHMHAITGRAEDRLTFDLQRRVAERMNFADRPGKSAVERFMQFYFLQVKHVGSLTGIFLAHIEDDLAQRAARGGFFATFRQKPRSVKGYRVFGGRIAAPSDDYFRKDPVRLVEIFQVAEADGLEIHPETMRQAARDAKLIDGDIREDKRANALFVELLSGRNDPETVLRWMNEAGVFGRFVPDFGKVNAQMQFDMYHHYTVDEHTIRAIGLLSQIEKGELKSDHPRATRLIHKVASRRVAYVAALLHDIAKGRGGDHSVLGAEVAHELCPRFGLSQTETELVAWLVLNHLLMSHTAQKRDLTDPKTIEDFVGQVQSIERLRHLAILTAVDIRAVGPGTWNSWKGQLLGELYDSASERLRLGHMRHGREQKVAAKKDQVSQDLGDKAGLVESLGDIFGDAYWIAEPLDIIALNLVHYDAARKMEHELSVHCEYYEARGATLVTVIAADHPGLFYRIAGGIHLAGGNIIDARIHTTRTGWALDNFLVQDPHGQPFSEEQQLERLKTSIADALANRVDLTPKLAQRPLPHSRSKAFDVSPRVLFDNKASNRFTVIEVNARDRPALLNRLARVLFESRLVVHSAHITNYGERAVDTFYVTDLTGGKLLEGERQNRIEAQLVEAASDALQARLEDA from the coding sequence TTGAGCGAACCCACCATCTCCGACCAGCGCGCCATCATCGACCGGCGGGCACTTGCCACCAAGGTCGAAGCGCTGGCCTCGGAGCAGGGCGCAAAAGCGCGCCCCGAGGTCGTTGCCGCGCTCAAGGAGGCGCTCGAAACCGGCAGGGCGGAGATGGAGCGCCGCCTCGAAGCGAAACCTTCGGCAGGCCATGCCATCGCGGGAGGCTATTCGTTTCTCGTCGACCAGCTGGTCCGGGTGATCCACGAATATGTGACGAGCTATGTCTATCCGGCGGCCAACCGGTCATCGGGGGAACGGCTGGCCGTGATGGCCGTCGGCGGATACGGGCGCAGCGAAATGGCGCCCCAGTCCGATGTCGACATCGCGTTCCTGGTGGGCGAGCGCCGCAATGCCTGGTGCGAGCAGGTGGTCGAGGCCATGCTCTATCTGCTGTGGGACCTTGGCCTGAAAGTTGGTCATTCGACCCGCACGCTGGATGAGGCCATTCGGCTGGCGAAAGACGACCTCACCATTCGAACCTCGCTACTCGAAGGGCGTTATGTCTGGGGCGACCGCGAGCTGTATGAAGAGGGCGAGCGCCGCTTCACGCTCGAGGTCGTGAAGGGTAACGAACGCGCATTCCTGTCCCAGAAGCTGGAGGAGCGTAACGCCCGTCACAAGAAGATGGGCGATAGCCGCTATGTCGTCGAACCGAACATCAAGGACGGCAAGGGCGGGCTGCGCGATTTGCAGACGCTGTACTGGATCGGGAAGTTCATTCACCGCGTGCGCAGTGCATCGGAGCTTGTCGATGCCGGCCTGATGACTGCCAATGAATACCGCACCTTCCGCAGGGCGGAACGGTTCCTCCTGGCGGTCCGCTGTCACATGCACGCCATCACGGGGCGCGCCGAAGACCGGCTGACCTTCGACCTCCAGCGCCGCGTTGCAGAGCGGATGAATTTTGCCGATCGTCCGGGCAAGAGCGCGGTCGAACGGTTCATGCAATTCTACTTCCTGCAGGTGAAGCACGTCGGCAGCCTGACCGGCATCTTTCTGGCGCATATCGAAGACGACCTGGCACAGCGCGCAGCGCGTGGAGGGTTTTTCGCAACCTTCCGGCAGAAACCCCGCAGCGTGAAGGGATACCGCGTCTTTGGCGGCCGGATCGCGGCACCATCGGATGACTATTTCCGCAAGGACCCTGTTCGGCTGGTCGAAATCTTCCAGGTCGCCGAAGCCGACGGCTTGGAAATACATCCCGAAACGATGCGGCAGGCGGCGCGCGACGCAAAACTGATCGACGGCGACATTCGCGAAGACAAGCGGGCCAATGCTCTTTTCGTAGAGCTATTGTCCGGGCGCAACGACCCGGAGACCGTTCTTCGCTGGATGAATGAAGCGGGCGTGTTCGGCCGCTTCGTGCCCGATTTTGGCAAGGTTAACGCGCAGATGCAGTTCGACATGTACCATCATTATACGGTCGACGAACACACCATCCGCGCCATCGGCCTGCTCAGCCAGATCGAAAAGGGCGAGCTGAAATCCGACCATCCGCGTGCCACGCGCCTGATCCACAAGGTGGCTTCGCGCCGCGTAGCCTATGTCGCTGCACTGCTGCACGATATTGCCAAGGGCCGGGGCGGGGACCATTCGGTTCTCGGAGCCGAAGTTGCGCACGAACTTTGCCCGCGTTTCGGCCTGAGCCAGACCGAGACCGAACTGGTCGCATGGCTGGTTCTGAACCACCTCCTGATGAGCCATACAGCGCAGAAGCGCGACTTGACCGACCCTAAGACGATCGAGGATTTCGTCGGCCAGGTGCAGAGTATCGAACGGCTACGCCATCTCGCCATCCTGACAGCGGTCGATATCCGCGCGGTTGGTCCGGGAACGTGGAATAGTTGGAAAGGTCAGTTGCTGGGCGAACTCTACGATTCCGCATCGGAGCGGCTACGCCTTGGCCATATGCGCCACGGCCGCGAGCAGAAAGTCGCCGCGAAGAAGGACCAGGTGTCCCAGGATCTCGGGGACAAGGCTGGCCTCGTCGAATCGCTGGGTGACATTTTCGGCGATGCATACTGGATTGCCGAACCGCTCGACATCATTGCGCTCAATCTCGTGCATTATGACGCTGCCCGCAAGATGGAACACGAGCTGTCGGTCCACTGCGAATATTATGAGGCCCGCGGCGCGACGTTGGTCACGGTCATCGCGGCCGACCATCCCGGCCTTTTCTATCGCATCGCGGGCGGCATCCATTTGGCAGGCGGCAACATTATCGATGCCCGCATCCACACGACGCGGACCGGCTGGGCGCTGGACAACTTCCTCGTGCAGGATCCCCATGGCCAACCGTTCAGCGAGGAGCAGCAGCTGGAGCGGCTCAAGACCAGCATTGCCGATGCCCTGGCCAACCGGGTGGACCTGACCCCGAAGCTCGCCCAGCGCCCGCTTCCCCACAGCAGGTCCAAGGCGTTCGACGTCAGTCCTCGTGTGCTATTCGACAACAAGGCTTCGAACCGCTTTACCGTGATCGAGGTCAATGCGCGCGACCGTCCCGCCTTGCTGAACCGGCTGGCGCGGGTGCTGTTCGAAAGCCGGCTGGTCGTACATTCGGCCCACATTACCAATTACGGCGAAAGGGCGGTCGACACCTTCTATGTGACCGACCTTACGGGCGGAAAATTGCTCGAAGGCGAACGGCAGAACCGCATCGAAGCGCAATTGGTCGAGGCGGCAAGTGATGCATTACAGGCACGGTTGGAAGACGCCTGA
- a CDS encoding TonB-dependent receptor, producing MRKTTVSLRTLALLGAGLALAPQAAFAQSTADEGDLIDNADVEDSTPVIIVTAQGRAQELADVPVAISAVSAETLANSGTTDIRELNQVAPSLLVSSTGNEANGSARIRGIGTVGDNPGLESSVAVFVDGVYRSRSGNALSELGPLERVEILRGPQGTLGGRNSSAGMINIYTAAPSFAFEGHASASYGNFDAIRVEAGVNAPLSDSVAARIDGVYFQRDGFYTDVVNDTKVNDRDRYLVRAQALFEPNDALSFRLVGDYSKKDEACCAATFVQPDFAPLARVSPGFDPFAYPLSGSPALTSTGNAIPNVLLGLGQNPAALTQSTFDRNIYVTPGRSYDGETEDWGVSGELNWDFGNVNLTSITGYRQYSNNQGSDTDYTQVDILYRAPGPNAGAREFKTFTQELRLNGTAFNDRLDWLVGGYYANEKLETRDNLRFGNDYGTFVSCRIAIAVNPALVNTGAQDCLGANRALLDGTVTGTPAFGPATPLVLAGLTNLSNVNDLGGTGDVYNQTSNNFALFTHNIFHITDTLDLTLGLRYTNETKDFDAAFSNDNVICPQNRALLSGLLATPLAGLAGGLIALSCQGNSTSELDGVSISDSRDEDEFTGTAILSWKPIDDLLVYGSYSRGYKAGGFNLDRSALGNPVTFNVANIDPASLQFAEETVKAYELGLKFSQRKWSVSLAAFRQEFENFQLNTFNGSVFLVQNINGCKTDLGGLDGDASAATGACDPDDVTAGVVSQGFEFETSLSPVRDLTMTMGITHADTRYADNVVGSDSGEPLDPALRLLPGDNLSNAPQWVATSSLTWTPPIGDSGMAGLFFVNARMTSDYNTGSDLLYGKEQDGFFLVNARLGLTGIADRFSIEGWAQNLFDVDYSQVAFNTPFVAPQQTYSAFLAEPRTYGVTLRAEF from the coding sequence ATGAGGAAGACAACTGTTTCGTTGCGCACGCTGGCATTGCTGGGGGCAGGACTTGCACTCGCACCTCAGGCAGCATTTGCCCAATCCACCGCTGATGAAGGCGATCTGATCGACAATGCGGATGTAGAGGATTCTACGCCGGTCATCATCGTGACCGCTCAGGGCCGTGCACAGGAACTGGCCGATGTGCCGGTCGCCATTTCTGCTGTTTCCGCGGAAACACTCGCGAATTCCGGCACCACCGACATCCGCGAACTGAACCAGGTTGCCCCGTCGCTGCTCGTCTCCTCCACCGGTAACGAAGCCAACGGTTCCGCGCGTATTCGCGGCATCGGTACGGTTGGCGACAACCCCGGCCTCGAAAGTTCGGTCGCGGTATTCGTCGACGGTGTCTACCGCTCGCGCTCGGGTAACGCCTTGTCCGAACTCGGACCGCTCGAACGCGTCGAAATCCTGCGCGGCCCGCAGGGAACGCTCGGCGGACGTAACTCCTCCGCGGGTATGATCAATATCTACACCGCGGCGCCCAGCTTCGCCTTTGAAGGCCATGCCAGCGCCAGCTACGGCAATTTCGATGCCATTCGCGTCGAAGCAGGTGTGAACGCCCCGCTTAGCGACAGCGTCGCTGCCCGCATCGATGGCGTCTATTTCCAGCGCGACGGATTCTATACCGACGTGGTGAACGACACCAAGGTCAACGACCGTGACCGCTACCTCGTTCGTGCCCAGGCCCTGTTCGAGCCGAATGACGCGCTCAGCTTCCGCCTGGTCGGCGATTATTCGAAGAAGGACGAAGCTTGCTGCGCCGCGACCTTCGTGCAGCCTGACTTCGCGCCGCTCGCTCGGGTGTCGCCGGGCTTCGATCCCTTCGCATATCCTCTATCCGGTTCGCCAGCTCTTACGAGCACCGGCAATGCTATCCCCAATGTCCTCCTCGGCCTTGGCCAGAACCCGGCAGCCCTGACGCAGTCGACGTTTGATCGGAACATCTATGTAACTCCGGGCCGGTCCTATGACGGCGAAACGGAAGACTGGGGTGTTTCGGGCGAACTCAACTGGGACTTCGGCAACGTAAACCTGACGTCGATCACCGGCTATCGCCAGTATTCGAACAACCAGGGTTCGGACACGGACTACACGCAGGTCGACATCCTGTATCGTGCACCCGGACCGAATGCCGGTGCGCGCGAATTCAAGACCTTCACGCAGGAACTGCGGCTCAACGGCACCGCTTTCAACGACCGGCTGGATTGGCTTGTCGGCGGCTACTACGCCAATGAGAAGCTCGAGACGCGCGACAATCTGCGGTTCGGCAATGACTACGGCACGTTCGTCAGCTGCCGTATCGCGATTGCGGTCAACCCGGCGCTGGTGAATACCGGGGCCCAGGACTGCCTTGGTGCCAACAGAGCACTGCTCGACGGCACTGTGACCGGCACTCCAGCTTTCGGGCCAGCCACACCGCTGGTCCTGGCCGGTCTGACCAATCTGTCGAACGTCAACGACCTCGGCGGCACCGGTGATGTGTACAATCAGACGAGCAATAACTTCGCGCTCTTCACGCACAACATCTTCCACATCACCGACACGCTCGATCTGACCCTGGGCCTTCGTTACACCAACGAAACCAAGGACTTCGATGCAGCGTTCAGCAATGACAACGTGATCTGCCCGCAGAACCGCGCTTTGCTGTCCGGCCTGCTCGCAACACCGCTGGCCGGTCTTGCCGGGGGCCTGATCGCACTGTCATGCCAGGGCAACTCGACTTCGGAGCTGGACGGGGTTTCGATCTCTGACAGCCGCGATGAAGACGAGTTCACCGGTACGGCTATCCTCAGCTGGAAGCCGATCGACGACCTGCTGGTCTATGGTTCGTATTCGCGCGGCTACAAGGCGGGCGGTTTCAACCTCGACCGTTCGGCGCTGGGCAACCCGGTGACATTCAATGTCGCCAACATTGATCCTGCATCGCTGCAGTTCGCAGAAGAGACTGTGAAGGCCTATGAGCTTGGCCTGAAGTTCTCGCAACGCAAGTGGAGCGTCAGCCTCGCGGCCTTCCGTCAGGAATTCGAAAACTTCCAGTTGAATACCTTCAACGGTTCGGTCTTCCTTGTGCAGAACATCAACGGCTGCAAAACCGATCTCGGCGGCCTCGACGGGGATGCCAGTGCGGCAACCGGCGCTTGCGATCCAGACGACGTCACAGCAGGCGTGGTCTCGCAGGGCTTCGAGTTTGAAACCTCGCTCAGCCCGGTCCGCGACCTGACGATGACGATGGGCATCACGCATGCCGACACACGTTATGCCGATAATGTGGTGGGTAGTGACAGCGGTGAGCCGCTTGATCCCGCGCTGCGGCTCCTGCCGGGAGACAATCTGTCCAACGCACCGCAATGGGTCGCCACCAGCTCGCTGACGTGGACCCCGCCAATCGGTGACAGCGGAATGGCCGGCCTGTTCTTCGTCAACGCCCGCATGACCAGCGATTACAACACCGGTTCCGACCTGCTTTACGGCAAGGAACAGGACGGCTTCTTCCTCGTGAATGCCCGTCTTGGCCTCACCGGGATTGCTGATCGTTTCTCGATCGAAGGCTGGGCTCAGAACCTGTTTGACGTCGATTATTCGCAGGTTGCGTTCAACACGCCGTTCGTTGCTCCGCAGCAGACGTATTCGGCTTTCCTTGCCGAGCCGCGGACTTACGGTGTGACATTGCGCGCCGAGTTCTGA
- a CDS encoding YggS family pyridoxal phosphate-dependent enzyme, with amino-acid sequence MEKADNPIKLVREKIADSCKRARRKPGEVTLIAVSKTHPAEAITPLLEQGQRHFGENRVQEAQDKWPVLKESYPDTVLHLVGQLQSNKAEEAAEIFDVIHSLDRPSLVKALAKAKDKLGRCPECFIQVDVGEEDQKGGCAIADLPDLIAQARSAGIPLAGLMCIPPAEIEPAPFFALLDKLARDNGLEGRSMGMSGDYETAIMLGATHVRVGTALFGQRGTHA; translated from the coding sequence ATGGAAAAGGCAGACAATCCTATCAAGTTGGTCCGCGAAAAAATCGCGGACTCTTGCAAACGCGCCCGGCGCAAGCCCGGCGAGGTGACCCTCATCGCGGTCAGCAAGACCCACCCTGCCGAAGCGATCACCCCGCTTCTGGAACAAGGCCAGCGCCATTTCGGCGAGAACAGGGTACAGGAAGCGCAGGACAAATGGCCTGTGCTGAAAGAGAGCTATCCAGACACCGTCCTGCACCTGGTCGGACAGCTCCAGTCGAACAAGGCAGAAGAAGCCGCAGAGATATTCGACGTGATCCATTCCCTGGATCGCCCCAGTCTCGTGAAAGCGCTCGCCAAGGCGAAAGACAAGCTTGGGCGCTGCCCGGAATGTTTCATCCAGGTCGATGTTGGCGAAGAAGACCAGAAGGGCGGCTGCGCGATTGCCGATCTTCCGGACCTGATTGCACAGGCACGCAGCGCAGGCATTCCGCTTGCAGGCCTGATGTGCATCCCGCCTGCCGAAATCGAGCCGGCCCCGTTCTTCGCGCTGCTGGATAAACTGGCCCGAGACAATGGACTGGAAGGGCGGTCGATGGGCATGAGCGGGGACTATGAAACCGCGATCATGCTGGGCGCTACGCATGTCCGCGTAGGCACCGCCCTGTTCGGCCAGCGCGGGACCCACGCCTGA